From Sphingomonas hengshuiensis, one genomic window encodes:
- the traA gene encoding Ti-type conjugative transfer relaxase TraA: protein MAIYHFSAKVISRAAGSSALASAAYRSASRLHDQRLNRHHDFSNKAGVVHSEVLLPKGAPENLSDREHLWNEVEATEKRIDAQLAREIEFAIPREMTKEQGIALARDFARDEFVDRGMIADLNVHWDIGADGEAKPHAHVMLTMRELNEDGFGKKNRDWNRTDLLEKWRERWSEHVNERLAQLDIDARIDHRSLEAQGIDLEPQHKIGPAASRMAAQGLDSERAAEHLEIARSNGEKIIASPGLALDAITRTQATFTTRDLARFAHRHSDGKDQFDQVMAAVRGAPELVALGSDGRGEERFTSREMIEAEQRLVRETEVLAERERHGVGDRERERALGAAERRGMVLSGEQRAAFEHVTDAKDLGVVIGYAGTGKSAMFGVAREAWESAGYQVQGLALSGIAADNLESGSGIASRTIASLEHQWGQGRELLTDKSVLVIDEAGMIGSRQMERVIGEAEKRGAKVVLIGDPEQLQAIEAGAAFRATAERHGGVEITEVRRQREDWQRDATRQLATGRTAEALGAYTAQGHVHAAVTREAARGALIEGWDRGRMGTPSASQIILTHTRDEVEALNVAARQRLRAAGQLGHEVTLSVDRGQRAFASGDRVMFLKNERSLGVKNGTLGVLQAVTAQRMAVLLDEGRAVAFDLKDYAQIDHGYAATIHKAQGMTVDRVHVLATPGMDSHAAYVALSRHRDQVALHYGQEDFVRAGAPLDSAEGGLARALSRNRAKDMASDYGQTPERTFAEHRGLTFKERIAELVRSVPERVRGRFDGLRLRVAPSPESGLSPRQALLDARRCAIERHAGAVISIYETFDTGHVADPDQLRELSEARKELNGIREHGARDIETAYRSDRTLANEASRGELRARWTRCFMRPTSVLILHFGPTASSMTGTSSRRNPIAPMRQATIFGRMPFATK from the coding sequence ATGGCGATCTATCACTTCTCGGCCAAAGTCATCTCGCGCGCTGCTGGTTCGAGCGCGCTTGCGTCGGCTGCGTATCGCTCGGCTTCGCGGCTGCACGACCAGCGGCTCAATCGGCATCATGATTTCTCCAACAAGGCGGGCGTCGTCCACTCCGAGGTGCTGCTGCCGAAGGGTGCACCGGAGAACCTGTCAGACCGCGAGCATTTGTGGAATGAGGTCGAAGCGACCGAGAAGCGGATCGACGCGCAGCTGGCGCGCGAGATCGAGTTCGCGATTCCCCGAGAGATGACGAAAGAACAGGGGATCGCGCTGGCGCGGGACTTCGCGCGCGACGAGTTCGTCGACCGCGGGATGATCGCCGATCTCAATGTCCATTGGGATATCGGCGCCGATGGCGAGGCCAAGCCGCACGCGCATGTAATGCTGACGATGCGCGAGCTGAACGAGGACGGGTTTGGCAAGAAGAACCGCGACTGGAACCGCACCGACCTGCTGGAGAAGTGGCGTGAGCGCTGGAGCGAGCATGTCAACGAGCGGCTCGCCCAGTTGGATATCGATGCGCGGATCGATCACCGCTCTTTGGAAGCGCAAGGGATCGACCTCGAGCCCCAGCACAAGATCGGCCCGGCTGCATCGCGCATGGCGGCACAGGGTCTGGATTCCGAGCGTGCCGCCGAGCATCTCGAGATCGCGCGCTCGAACGGCGAGAAGATCATCGCCAGTCCGGGGCTCGCGCTCGATGCGATCACGCGCACCCAGGCGACCTTCACCACGCGCGACCTCGCCCGGTTTGCGCACCGGCATAGCGACGGCAAGGACCAGTTCGATCAGGTGATGGCGGCGGTGCGGGGGGCGCCTGAGCTGGTCGCGCTCGGCAGTGACGGGCGGGGCGAGGAGCGGTTCACCAGCCGGGAGATGATCGAGGCCGAGCAGCGGCTTGTACGCGAGACGGAAGTGCTCGCCGAGCGCGAACGGCACGGCGTCGGCGACCGCGAACGCGAGCGCGCGCTCGGGGCTGCCGAGCGGCGCGGGATGGTATTGTCGGGAGAGCAACGCGCGGCGTTCGAGCATGTCACCGATGCGAAGGACCTCGGCGTCGTGATCGGCTATGCCGGTACCGGCAAGTCCGCGATGTTCGGCGTGGCGCGCGAAGCATGGGAGAGTGCGGGCTATCAGGTGCAGGGGCTCGCGTTATCGGGTATCGCTGCCGATAATCTCGAGAGCGGCTCGGGTATCGCCTCGCGCACCATCGCCAGCCTCGAGCATCAATGGGGGCAGGGGCGCGAACTGCTGACCGACAAGTCGGTCCTCGTCATCGACGAAGCAGGCATGATCGGCTCGCGTCAGATGGAGCGCGTGATCGGTGAAGCCGAGAAGCGCGGCGCGAAGGTCGTGTTGATCGGCGATCCCGAACAGCTCCAGGCAATCGAGGCGGGTGCGGCGTTCCGCGCCACCGCCGAGCGGCACGGCGGCGTCGAGATCACCGAGGTGCGCCGCCAGCGCGAGGACTGGCAGCGCGATGCAACCCGGCAGCTGGCGACAGGACGCACCGCCGAGGCGCTGGGTGCCTATACCGCGCAGGGGCATGTCCATGCCGCTGTGACGCGCGAGGCTGCACGGGGTGCGCTGATCGAGGGCTGGGACCGCGGTCGCATGGGCACACCCTCTGCCTCCCAGATCATCCTTACCCATACGAGGGACGAAGTAGAGGCACTCAATGTGGCCGCGCGGCAGCGACTGCGCGCCGCCGGACAGCTTGGTCACGAGGTGACCCTCAGCGTTGATCGCGGACAGCGCGCGTTCGCGTCCGGCGACCGCGTGATGTTCCTAAAGAACGAGCGCAGCCTGGGGGTGAAGAACGGGACGCTAGGCGTGCTCCAGGCGGTCACCGCACAGCGCATGGCAGTACTGCTCGATGAAGGTCGTGCGGTCGCGTTCGACCTCAAGGACTATGCGCAGATCGATCATGGGTACGCTGCGACGATCCACAAGGCGCAGGGGATGACGGTCGACCGCGTCCACGTCCTGGCAACACCGGGCATGGACAGCCACGCCGCCTATGTCGCATTGTCCCGGCACCGGGATCAGGTCGCTCTCCATTATGGCCAGGAGGACTTTGTGCGAGCTGGCGCCCCGCTCGACAGTGCGGAGGGCGGACTGGCCCGCGCGCTATCGCGGAACCGTGCGAAAGACATGGCGAGCGACTATGGCCAGACGCCCGAGCGAACTTTCGCAGAGCATCGCGGGCTCACCTTCAAGGAGCGCATCGCAGAACTCGTGCGCTCGGTGCCCGAGCGCGTGCGGGGCAGGTTCGATGGGCTGCGGCTGCGGGTTGCACCTTCACCGGAATCAGGACTTTCGCCCAGACAGGCACTTCTCGACGCGCGTCGGTGCGCGATCGAGCGCCACGCCGGCGCGGTTATCAGTATCTACGAGACATTCGACACGGGCCACGTCGCCGATCCTGACCAGCTGCGCGAGCTGTCGGAGGCGCGTAAAGAGCTGAATGGGATACGTGAGCACGGCGCTCGCGATATCGAGACCGCCTATCGCAGCGACCGAACGCTGGCGAATGAGGCTTCCCGTGGCGAACTCCGCGCGCGGTGGACGCGATGCTTCATGAGGCCAACGTCCGTACTGATCCTGCACTTCGGGCCGACAGCTTCGTCCATGACTGGAACCAGCTCAAGGCGGAATCCAATAGCGCCTATGCGGCAGGCGACTATCTTCGGAAGAATGCCATTCGCGACGAAATGA
- a CDS encoding IS5 family transposase (programmed frameshift) has translation MSRYDLTDFEWRVIEPLLPNKPRGVPRVDDRRVLNGIFWVLRSGAPWRDLPERYGPRTTCCNRFIRWRKAGVWDRLMDAITAAYDGDIQMIDSTSIRAHQQAATGKKGDRDHCLGRSRGGLTTKIHAVVDAKGLPVRLGLTPGQAHDGPAALGLLDRLDPRSIVLADKAYDADGIRNLIEAQGAVPNIPAKSNRKWKPCFIKVLYRERNLIERFFSKLKHFRRIATRYDKLAENFLAMVQLASMRLWLRSYESTA, from the exons ATGAGCCGATACGACCTGACCGATTTCGAGTGGCGCGTGATCGAGCCGTTGTTGCCCAACAAGCCCAGAGGCGTGCCGCGTGTCGACGATCGCCGGGTGCTGAACGGTATCTTCTGGGTGCTGCGGTCGGGTGCACCATGGCGCGATTTGCCTGAGCGCTATGGTCCGCGCACGACATGCTGCAATCGCTTCATCCGATGGCGCAAAGCCGGTGTCTGGGACCGGCTGATGGATGCGATCACCGCGGCGTACGACGGCGATATCCAGATGATCGACAGCACTTCCATCCGGGCGCACCAACAGGCTGCGACGG GCAAAAAGGGGGATCGAGATCATTGTCTCGGTCGCTCCCGGGGCGGCCTCACGACCAAGATCCACGCGGTCGTCGATGCCAAAGGTCTCCCGGTCAGGCTCGGCCTGACACCGGGACAGGCGCACGACGGACCCGCTGCGCTCGGGTTGCTTGATCGCCTCGATCCACGCTCCATCGTTCTGGCCGACAAGGCTTATGACGCCGATGGCATCCGCAATCTGATCGAGGCGCAAGGCGCGGTGCCCAACATCCCGGCCAAGTCCAACCGCAAATGGAAACCCTGCTTCATCAAGGTGCTCTACCGCGAACGCAACCTGATCGAGCGCTTCTTCAGCAAACTCAAGCACTTCCGCCGCATCGCAACCCGCTACGACAAGCTCGCCGAAAACTTCCTCGCCATGGTCCAGCTCGCCTCAATGCGCCTCTGGCTCCGCTCTTATGAGTCTACGGCCTAG
- a CDS encoding IS110 family RNA-guided transposase: MTITTIGLDLAKSVFQAHGIDESGATVLVKKLHRKQMLPFFSKLPPCLIAVEACGTAHHWARTLAAMGHEVRLIPPSYVKAYVKRGKSDALDAEAICEAVQRPTMRFVPVKTIEQQGILMTHRARSLLVRQRTMLANALRAHLAELGHVANPGIGNLAKLAEQVMADRNALPSYARTALEILIRQIMAVSAEIAELDQQLAAWHTESEASRRLAAIPGLGIITATAIAATVTDAEQFSSGRQFAAWLGLTPQQHSTGGKTRLGGISKQGDRYLRRLLVVGATAVMRHVKDKPTPMADWIRKLSEKKPFRLVSVALANKLARIAWVVLTRKEAYHPYANLT; encoded by the coding sequence ATGACGATCACGACGATTGGGCTCGATCTGGCGAAGAGCGTATTCCAGGCACACGGCATCGACGAGAGCGGTGCCACGGTGCTGGTGAAGAAACTGCACCGCAAGCAGATGCTGCCTTTCTTCTCGAAGCTGCCGCCTTGCCTGATCGCGGTGGAGGCCTGCGGAACCGCGCATCACTGGGCTCGCACGCTTGCAGCGATGGGCCACGAAGTCCGCCTGATACCGCCATCGTACGTCAAGGCTTACGTGAAGCGGGGCAAGAGCGATGCGCTAGACGCCGAAGCGATCTGCGAAGCCGTGCAGCGGCCGACAATGCGGTTCGTACCCGTCAAGACGATCGAGCAGCAGGGCATTCTTATGACCCATCGCGCCCGATCCCTTCTCGTACGGCAACGGACGATGCTCGCCAACGCTCTGCGTGCGCATCTTGCCGAGCTGGGCCACGTTGCCAACCCCGGCATTGGCAACCTCGCCAAGCTGGCCGAGCAGGTGATGGCTGACAGGAATGCCTTGCCATCCTACGCCCGTACGGCATTGGAGATATTGATCCGACAGATCATGGCCGTCAGCGCCGAGATTGCGGAACTGGATCAGCAGCTTGCCGCTTGGCATACCGAGAGCGAGGCCAGTCGCCGACTTGCCGCGATCCCCGGCCTCGGCATCATCACGGCAACAGCAATAGCTGCAACCGTTACGGATGCCGAGCAGTTCTCTTCAGGCAGGCAGTTCGCCGCCTGGCTCGGTCTGACACCGCAACAACACTCAACCGGGGGAAAAACCAGACTTGGCGGCATCTCCAAACAGGGCGACCGATACCTGCGCCGATTGCTCGTCGTCGGAGCCACCGCAGTCATGCGCCACGTCAAGGATAAGCCAACGCCGATGGCGGACTGGATCAGGAAGCTCTCCGAGAAAAAGCCCTTCCGGCTCGTCTCGGTGGCCCTGGCTAACAAACTCGCTCGGATCGCTTGGGTCGTGCTGACCCGCAAGGAGGCCTATCACCCTTACGCCAATTTGACCTGA
- a CDS encoding RHS repeat domain-containing protein → MSKDEKRDSAANVLEVTNLEYCTSGESSCPAGLLKKVSSAEGNGAVFKYDARGNTIETRVTGKTGTNWSDIVSSATYPAACDQTNAKTCNKPVSTTDPRQAVTLYDWNTANGQLNSVTYPAVNGVSPQIRYGYSNQQAYDAAAQPIDLPISVLTTVSGCRTLSSCANTADEARSTISYASPGTPNNVLPVSVIRAGGDGSGSATKYFTYDSNGNVASEDGPLPGSVDVSRMAYDVNRRLIATMGADPDGSGPRKPVAQRFTYAGDGQVALAETGNLPSEATDWSSFSSLQSVQTTYDPYRRKIGDTVIAGGTAQSVTQYKYDAVGRPLCAAVRMDPNQWAGQSDACVAQTSGGNGPDRVTLIAYDGAGRLVSAISGYGTTAAATESMSYTSNGQIATVTDAKGNVTAYSYDPFDRLNRQCFQTTSSAACAASTADFEEVGHDPNGNVTWRRLRDGTTILTGYDLLNRLISKDTPNTAPYEYDVSYAYDLQGNLTQALDTNGHVANFTYDALGRKTVESSNWTTRSWQYDVAGRRSRLTWNDGFYVTYDYDNAGLLSAIRENGGTTLAGFGYNDLGLRSSLTRSNGTSTSYVYDPASRLHSLTNDLSGSSFDQSYGFEYNPAGQITSRTSSNPVYAFNDYLNVNRGYASNGLNQYTNAGATSLGYDARGNLTQSGSSAFGYTSENHLATAPGGYVVTHDPLGRFHWVSNTGTGLLTWMQYDGDHIIEERNGAGVVRRYVFGPGDDEPIVWYEGPGTSDRRFLYADERGSIVAVADNSGNKIATNSYDEFGIPQAGGNTGRFQYTGQVWLPELGMYHYKARTYSPTLGRFLQADPIGYGDGLNKYAYVGNDAINRIDPSGTCSFFQALVIRPHSTQDAVETSEGIVVTAPAYDCLDMNFLLTNAFRSLLQGGSGSNGDPNHKPATVWLPQAIESLYCRATGLLGSNGRLRLGADFGLGWELFEKGGVGLSIRGDGSLEFDSYVGVGFGYGAYGGAGLSLDNQGAANAPGWSGTAGIELSGAVAVPSGLAGLGLGGYGSVPINQNGPGFGAPSGGGGVGVGPRYGAYLAETGTGTLYHRSESPCK, encoded by the coding sequence GTGAGCAAAGATGAGAAGCGCGATAGCGCTGCGAATGTGCTTGAAGTCACTAATCTCGAATATTGCACCTCGGGTGAGTCCAGTTGTCCCGCTGGATTGCTTAAGAAGGTATCCTCGGCGGAGGGCAATGGCGCCGTCTTTAAGTATGACGCGCGTGGCAACACAATCGAGACTCGAGTGACCGGTAAAACGGGGACCAACTGGAGCGATATCGTCTCGTCCGCCACGTACCCGGCGGCTTGCGACCAGACTAACGCCAAGACGTGCAACAAGCCCGTTTCGACGACCGATCCTCGACAGGCGGTCACATTGTATGATTGGAACACTGCCAATGGGCAGTTGAATAGTGTCACCTACCCGGCGGTTAATGGAGTTTCACCGCAGATCCGGTACGGCTACTCCAACCAGCAAGCTTATGACGCCGCGGCGCAACCGATCGACCTGCCAATCTCGGTTTTAACGACCGTTTCGGGTTGTCGCACGCTTTCCAGCTGCGCCAATACGGCGGATGAAGCGCGATCTACGATCTCATATGCCTCGCCAGGTACGCCAAACAACGTCCTTCCAGTAAGCGTCATTCGCGCTGGGGGAGATGGCTCTGGGTCTGCCACGAAGTACTTCACCTACGATTCGAACGGTAATGTTGCGTCCGAAGACGGGCCGTTGCCGGGCAGCGTAGATGTCTCGCGCATGGCTTACGACGTTAACCGGAGGCTGATCGCAACCATGGGTGCCGACCCCGATGGCAGCGGACCACGCAAGCCAGTCGCTCAACGGTTCACTTATGCTGGTGATGGCCAGGTTGCGCTCGCGGAGACGGGGAACCTTCCTAGCGAGGCAACGGATTGGTCAAGCTTCAGTTCGCTGCAATCAGTTCAGACCACCTATGATCCCTATCGGCGCAAGATTGGTGATACGGTCATCGCCGGTGGCACTGCCCAATCCGTGACCCAGTACAAATATGACGCCGTCGGCCGGCCTCTTTGCGCGGCGGTGCGCATGGACCCGAACCAATGGGCCGGCCAATCGGATGCTTGTGTGGCCCAGACCAGCGGCGGCAACGGGCCTGATCGCGTGACATTGATCGCGTATGACGGCGCCGGTCGTTTGGTAAGCGCAATATCGGGTTATGGGACCACTGCAGCCGCGACCGAGTCGATGAGTTACACCTCGAACGGGCAGATCGCGACCGTCACGGACGCAAAAGGCAATGTAACGGCCTACTCGTACGACCCCTTCGATCGTCTGAATCGGCAGTGCTTCCAAACCACGTCAAGTGCGGCGTGCGCGGCCTCGACGGCAGACTTCGAAGAGGTCGGCCATGACCCGAACGGGAACGTGACTTGGCGCCGCCTCCGGGATGGGACCACTATCCTGACCGGTTACGATCTCCTGAACCGTCTGATTTCAAAGGACACCCCCAATACAGCACCTTATGAATATGATGTTTCCTATGCGTACGATCTGCAGGGGAATCTCACACAGGCCCTCGACACCAACGGGCACGTCGCAAATTTCACTTACGACGCTCTCGGACGGAAGACCGTGGAATCAAGCAATTGGACGACGCGATCTTGGCAGTATGACGTGGCGGGCCGCCGCTCGCGCCTGACTTGGAACGACGGCTTTTACGTAACCTATGATTACGACAATGCCGGTCTGCTGAGCGCTATTAGGGAGAATGGTGGCACCACGTTAGCCGGTTTCGGTTATAACGACCTGGGACTCAGGAGTTCGCTGACGCGCTCCAACGGAACGAGCACGTCCTATGTCTACGATCCTGCTTCCAGACTGCATTCGCTAACGAACGATCTCTCCGGTAGCAGCTTCGATCAGAGCTATGGGTTTGAATATAATCCAGCAGGGCAGATCACAAGTAGGACCAGTTCGAACCCGGTTTACGCGTTCAACGATTATTTGAACGTGAATCGTGGGTACGCCAGCAATGGCCTCAACCAATACACCAACGCGGGGGCCACTTCTCTCGGCTATGATGCTCGTGGCAACCTGACGCAATCAGGAAGTAGCGCTTTCGGTTACACGAGCGAGAACCATCTCGCGACAGCGCCAGGCGGCTACGTGGTGACTCACGATCCGCTTGGACGCTTTCATTGGGTGTCAAACACGGGCACCGGTTTGCTTACCTGGATGCAGTACGATGGAGATCACATAATCGAAGAACGCAATGGCGCTGGTGTGGTACGGCGATATGTATTCGGACCCGGCGACGATGAGCCGATAGTGTGGTACGAAGGCCCAGGCACCAGCGATCGTCGCTTCCTCTACGCAGACGAGCGTGGATCAATCGTCGCCGTTGCCGACAATAGCGGTAACAAGATCGCCACTAATAGCTACGATGAATTCGGAATCCCGCAAGCCGGAGGCAACACCGGGCGTTTTCAATATACGGGCCAGGTCTGGTTACCGGAACTAGGCATGTACCATTACAAGGCTAGGACTTATTCGCCAACTTTGGGCCGATTCCTTCAAGCTGATCCAATTGGATATGGTGATGGATTAAACAAGTACGCTTATGTCGGGAATGATGCAATTAACCGAATTGATCCGTCTGGAACCTGCTCATTCTTTCAGGCTCTAGTGATCAGGCCGCATTCCACGCAGGACGCTGTAGAAACTTCTGAAGGGATCGTCGTTACCGCCCCCGCATACGACTGTCTCGATATGAATTTTCTGCTTACAAATGCTTTCCGTTCTCTCTTGCAGGGCGGGAGCGGAAGCAATGGTGACCCAAATCACAAGCCAGCTACAGTATGGTTGCCGCAGGCGATTGAGTCTCTTTATTGCCGCGCGACTGGCTTGCTTGGCTCGAATGGTAGGTTGCGTCTAGGGGCTGACTTTGGACTTGGTTGGGAACTATTTGAGAAGGGAGGGGTGGGCCTGTCGATCAGAGGAGACGGTAGCCTAGAATTTGATTCCTACGTGGGGGTTGGTTTCGGATATGGTGCCTACGGCGGCGCAGGTCTATCGTTGGACAACCAGGGGGCCGCCAACGCACCAGGCTGGTCTGGCACAGCTGGCATAGAACTTTCAGGGGCGGTCGCTGTGCCAAGCGGCTTGGCGGGTCTTGGATTGGGAGGATACGGGTCTGTTCCGATTAACCAAAATGGCCCGGGATTCGGCGCCCCTTCAGGAGGGGGAGGCGTAGGAGTTGGTCCTCGTTACGGCGCTTACCTGGCAGAAACGGGAACAGGAACATTGTATCATCGGTCCGAAAGCCCCTGTAAATGA
- a CDS encoding RHS repeat-associated core domain-containing protein — protein sequence MSNVLHSSTLGRFMQIDPIGYDDGLNMYAYVHNDPMNSRDPAGLDDPATDIVVTER from the coding sequence CTGAGCAATGTTCTTCATTCTTCGACGCTCGGGCGGTTCATGCAGATTGATCCGATTGGCTACGATGACGGTCTAAACATGTATGCCTACGTTCACAACGATCCGATGAATTCTCGGGACCCGGCTGGGCTGGATGATCCGGCAACGGATATTGTTGTCACCGAACGCTGA
- a CDS encoding transposase: MLQRRCRIPAGQQLVQHFIWYRWFFASGHIGSPSYPLCPPAHEIPDTACRADADTALVEQVSITSANINDGRAGPEALPDNPGEVFADSAYRGNHFRDAVRAKGGVPRIVATGMWGRDEQETLRKLKAWNQPIHRVRGRIEKIFGTWKRCYGLRRMRWRGLAKAAVQVYLTAIAYNLKRTMNILAAQA; this comes from the coding sequence GTGTTGCAGCGCCGCTGCCGCATCCCCGCCGGCCAGCAATTGGTCCAGCACTTCATCTGGTATCGTTGGTTCTTTGCGTCGGGCCATATCGGGTCTCCTTCTTACCCACTATGCCCGCCCGCACACGAAATTCCTGACACTGCCTGTCGGGCAGATGCCGATACGGCGCTGGTCGAGCAAGTGTCGATCACATCTGCCAATATCAATGACGGCAGAGCAGGCCCCGAAGCGCTGCCCGACAATCCCGGCGAGGTATTTGCGGACAGCGCCTATCGCGGCAATCACTTTCGCGATGCCGTGCGGGCCAAAGGCGGCGTACCGCGGATCGTCGCCACCGGCATGTGGGGCCGCGACGAACAGGAAACGCTACGCAAGCTCAAGGCATGGAACCAACCAATCCATCGCGTACGCGGCCGGATCGAAAAGATCTTCGGGACATGGAAGCGGTGCTACGGCCTGCGCCGAATGCGATGGCGAGGTCTCGCCAAAGCCGCCGTCCAAGTTTACCTCACCGCCATCGCCTACAACCTCAAGCGCACCATGAACATTCTCGCGGCCCAGGCATAA
- a CDS encoding IS256 family transposase — translation MARRKEPTIPDEVLDQLLAGGDAAAALQHGGLLDALKKALAERALNAEMDHHLAGEDGAGNTRNGYGRKTVITDTGSLSIAVPRDRQSSFDPQLIAKYQRRFPGFDEKIVSMYARGMSTREIAGHLQELYGIDASPDLISTVTDAVLDEVASWQQRPLDPVYPLVFFDAIRVKIRDEGMVRNKAIHIALGVRADGAKEVLGLWLEQNEGAKFWLRVMNELRNRGTEDILLAVVDGLKGFPEAITAVFPDAVVQTCIVHLLRNSMDFVSWKDRKGLATALKEIYRAPSAEAAEQALTAFEAGPWGTRYPAIGQSWRRAWAEVIPFFAFPDEVRRIVYTTNAIEALNSKLRRAVRARGHFPSDEAATKLLYLILNRSEKEWKMPPREWSMAKAQFAVIFGERFIRAMAA, via the coding sequence ATGGCCCGACGCAAAGAACCAACGATACCAGATGAAGTGCTGGACCAATTGCTGGCCGGCGGGGATGCGGCAGCGGCGCTGCAACACGGCGGCTTGCTGGATGCGCTGAAGAAGGCGCTGGCCGAGCGCGCGTTGAACGCGGAGATGGATCACCACCTCGCCGGCGAGGACGGTGCCGGCAACACGCGCAACGGCTATGGCCGCAAGACCGTGATAACCGACACCGGCAGCCTTTCGATTGCGGTGCCGCGCGACCGTCAGTCGAGCTTCGATCCGCAGTTGATCGCCAAGTACCAGCGCCGGTTTCCCGGCTTCGATGAGAAGATCGTGTCGATGTATGCGCGGGGCATGAGCACGCGGGAAATCGCCGGCCATCTCCAGGAGTTGTACGGCATCGACGCTTCGCCGGACCTGATCAGCACGGTGACCGACGCGGTGCTCGACGAGGTCGCCAGCTGGCAGCAGCGGCCGCTGGATCCGGTCTATCCGCTTGTCTTTTTCGACGCGATCCGGGTGAAGATCCGCGATGAAGGCATGGTGCGCAACAAGGCGATCCACATCGCGCTGGGCGTCCGCGCCGATGGCGCGAAGGAAGTGCTCGGCCTGTGGCTGGAGCAGAATGAAGGTGCCAAATTCTGGCTGCGGGTGATGAACGAGCTCAGGAACCGCGGCACCGAAGATATCCTGCTGGCCGTGGTCGATGGGCTGAAAGGCTTTCCCGAGGCGATCACCGCCGTATTCCCCGACGCGGTCGTGCAGACGTGCATCGTCCATCTGCTGCGAAACTCGATGGATTTCGTCTCCTGGAAGGACCGCAAGGGCCTGGCGACGGCGCTCAAGGAAATCTACCGCGCCCCCAGCGCCGAGGCCGCCGAACAGGCGCTGACGGCGTTCGAGGCAGGGCCTTGGGGCACCCGCTATCCCGCCATCGGCCAAAGCTGGCGGCGCGCATGGGCCGAGGTGATCCCATTCTTCGCCTTCCCCGACGAGGTCCGCCGGATCGTCTATACGACCAATGCGATCGAGGCCTTGAACTCGAAGCTGAGACGGGCCGTCCGCGCCAGGGGGCACTTCCCCAGCGACGAGGCCGCCACCAAGCTGCTCTACCTGATCTTGAACCGGTCGGAAAAAGAGTGGAAAATGCCACCACGGGAATGGTCCATGGCCAAGGCACAGTTCGCCGTTATCTTCGGTGAGCGGTTCATCAGAGCCATGGCGGCATAA
- a CDS encoding transposase: MAHRSIGQEGFGFAGRARSTSSLDELGKLIDWEPVSAVLASLYSAGKGEQAWPPLAMLKALLLSIWYDLSDVKLAEALDDRASFRRFCGFSGSEATPERTAFVRFRKELVSHKLDRLLFTTVTAQLTSKAVTVKAGTLVDATIITSASEGDGDARWVKHKGKRAVHGFKAHVGGQCQEFRVRVGGLNIMPPWL, encoded by the coding sequence ATGGCGCATCGTTCAATTGGTCAGGAGGGGTTCGGTTTTGCTGGGCGCGCACGGTCCACATCATCGCTTGACGAGCTTGGCAAGCTGATCGATTGGGAGCCGGTATCGGCCGTTCTTGCTTCGCTTTATTCGGCTGGCAAAGGCGAGCAGGCCTGGCCGCCGCTGGCGATGCTCAAGGCGCTACTTCTCTCGATCTGGTACGACCTGTCCGACGTAAAGCTGGCCGAAGCGCTCGATGATCGAGCCTCCTTCCGTCGCTTCTGTGGATTCTCAGGATCAGAGGCGACACCCGAGCGGACGGCATTCGTGCGCTTTCGCAAGGAGTTGGTCTCCCATAAGCTGGATCGACTGCTGTTCACGACTGTGACAGCGCAGCTCACATCCAAGGCAGTAACGGTCAAGGCAGGCACGCTGGTCGATGCGACCATCATTACCTCTGCCAGCGAGGGCGATGGAGATGCGCGCTGGGTCAAGCACAAGGGAAAGCGAGCCGTTCACGGGTTCAAGGCCCATGTCGGGGGGCAGTGTCAGGAATTTCGTGTGCGGGTGGGCGGATTGAACATTATGCCGCCATGGCTCTGA
- a CDS encoding RHS repeat domain-containing protein, which produces MKMLIGLCALLTTSEACAQETTTYTYDALGRLVTSKTQDGPNHNTETTIAFDNAGNRTNYQVTGATGSPSNALKVVVVPLNGFTVIPIRNPWAAR; this is translated from the coding sequence ATGAAGATGCTGATTGGCCTTTGCGCTCTCCTGACAACTTCGGAAGCGTGCGCACAGGAAACCACGACCTACACCTATGATGCACTCGGTCGCCTTGTTACCAGCAAGACGCAGGATGGACCAAACCACAACACCGAAACGACGATTGCGTTCGACAATGCGGGTAATCGCACGAACTATCAAGTCACCGGCGCGACAGGATCCCCATCGAACGCCTTGAAAGTGGTGGTTGTGCCGCTGAACGGGTTCACCGTTATCCCCATTCGTAACCCCTGGGCGGCGCGTTAG